In the Gemmatimonadales bacterium genome, one interval contains:
- a CDS encoding LysR family transcriptional regulator, which produces MILKNLQYLVALAREKHFARAAAASGVTQPTLSAGIKQLEEELGLLLVRRAQRFEGLTPEGDRVLEWAFRVLGDYDSLLQEASELRGGLSGRLSIGVIPTALPMVALLTGPFVATHPKVAVQVISLSSQEIQRGLDDFSLDAGITYLDNEPLANVRGIPLYRERYFLFASKQSEVASRAAVSWAEAAGQGLCLLTPNMQNRRIIDSHFASAGVAATPVVETNSVLALWAHLQTGRWASVLPQTFLHLFGTPADLAVIPIDAPDQGYTIGVAVPDREPLTPSARELARLAGSLDLDAALATR; this is translated from the coding sequence GTGATCCTCAAGAATCTCCAGTACCTGGTCGCGCTCGCACGAGAAAAACACTTCGCGCGCGCGGCCGCGGCTTCTGGAGTAACCCAGCCCACCCTGTCGGCCGGGATCAAGCAGCTGGAGGAAGAACTGGGTCTGCTGCTGGTTCGGCGGGCCCAGCGGTTCGAAGGATTGACGCCGGAAGGCGACCGGGTGCTCGAATGGGCTTTCCGCGTCCTGGGCGACTACGACAGCCTGCTGCAGGAAGCGAGCGAACTCCGAGGCGGCCTGTCGGGGCGCCTCAGCATCGGGGTGATACCCACGGCGCTGCCGATGGTGGCGCTGCTAACCGGCCCGTTCGTGGCCACCCACCCGAAGGTGGCTGTCCAGGTAATTTCGCTGTCGTCACAGGAAATCCAGCGCGGCCTCGACGACTTCAGCCTCGACGCGGGCATCACCTACCTCGACAATGAGCCGCTCGCCAACGTGCGCGGCATTCCGCTCTATCGGGAACGGTATTTCCTGTTTGCTTCGAAGCAGAGCGAAGTCGCCAGCCGCGCTGCTGTCAGCTGGGCAGAGGCGGCCGGCCAAGGGCTCTGCCTGCTGACCCCGAACATGCAGAACCGGCGCATCATCGACAGCCATTTTGCGTCCGCCGGCGTGGCGGCCACCCCGGTCGTGGAAACCAACTCGGTCCTGGCCCTCTGGGCCCACCTGCAGACCGGTCGCTGGGCCAGCGTGCTGCCCCAAACCTTCCTGCACCTGTTCGGCACCCCTGCGGACCTTGCAGTGATCCCAATCGACGCGCCAGACCAAGGCTACACGATCGGGGTCGCAGTGCCGGACCGCGAGCCGCTGACACCCTCGGCCCGCGAGCTGGCCCGCCTAGCCGGCAGCCTCGATCTCGACGCAGCGCTGGCAACGCGGTGA
- a CDS encoding formate dehydrogenase subunit gamma, whose product MSDDVSIPTPDVGEAVDAAVRQHRHLAGPLLPILHQVQETLGCVPAEAVADIAQQLNLSRAEVHGVVSFYHDFRETPAGRTVLRICRAESCQAVGAEGLIARAREVLGVDWHGTTPDGAVTLEPVYCLGNCALSPALTLGGRIHGRVTPEAFETLLTEARES is encoded by the coding sequence ATGTCTGACGATGTCTCAATTCCGACCCCTGATGTCGGCGAAGCAGTCGACGCCGCCGTCCGGCAGCATCGCCACTTGGCCGGGCCGCTGCTCCCCATCCTGCATCAGGTCCAGGAAACGCTTGGCTGCGTGCCTGCCGAGGCCGTCGCCGACATTGCGCAGCAACTGAATCTGTCGCGCGCCGAGGTGCACGGCGTGGTCTCATTCTACCACGACTTTCGTGAGACGCCGGCGGGACGAACGGTGCTCCGCATCTGCCGGGCCGAGTCCTGCCAGGCGGTAGGTGCGGAGGGGTTGATTGCGCGAGCGCGTGAGGTGCTGGGGGTCGATTGGCACGGAACCACGCCGGACGGCGCGGTTACCCTCGAACCAGTCTACTGTCTCGGCAACTGCGCCCTCTCGCCGGCGCTGACGCTGGGCGGGCGGATTCACGGGCGGGTCACGCCGGAAGCATTCGAGACCCTGCTGACCGAGGCGCGCGAGTCATGA
- a CDS encoding formate dehydrogenase subunit delta gives MKGIEELIRMANQIGEFHRSFPDRAEGLSGTATHIRRFWDPRMRRALLEHVDRTGGGGLDEIVLEALRVHRRELLPREEGAI, from the coding sequence ATGAAGGGCATCGAGGAGCTGATCCGGATGGCCAATCAGATCGGGGAGTTCCACCGGAGCTTTCCCGATCGGGCCGAGGGGCTGAGTGGTACGGCAACTCACATCCGCCGCTTCTGGGATCCTCGGATGCGGCGGGCGCTGCTCGAGCATGTCGACCGAACTGGGGGGGGGGGACTCGATGAGATTGTGCTCGAGGCCCTCCGGGTACACCGACGGGAGCTACTTCCGCGCGAGGAAGGTGCTATCTGA
- the fdhF gene encoding formate dehydrogenase subunit alpha has protein sequence MTAIHEVDYGTPAREGAQAVTLTVDGVPVTVPAGTSVMRAAITAGVSIPKLCATDSLEAFGSCRLCLVQIDGRRGFPASCTTPVEPGMKVTTQNQEIGKLRRGVMELYISDHPLDCLTCSANGDCELQDVAGEVGLREVRYGYEGANHLKAEKDTSNPYFTFDPSKCIVCSRCVRACEEIQGTFALTISGRGFDSVVSPGQLESFMDSECVSCGACVQACPTATLMDNTVIESGTPSHSVVTTCGYCGVGCAFEAEMKGNVVVRMTPYKNGQANHGHSCVKGRFAWGYATHPDRITKPMIREKITDPWREVSWEEAIGHAASEFKRIQAKYGRDAVGAISSSRCSNEETYLMQKLVRTAFGNNNIDTCARVCHSPTGYGLKQTLGESAGTQNFDSVRKADVIFVIGANPTDGHPVFASHMKRRIREGARLIVADPRQIDLVRSAHVEADYHLKLRPGTNVALLNSMAHVVVTEGLAQDSFVAERCDPVSFDAWRAFVARPEHSPEALEDVTGIPAETVRGAARLFATGGNAAIYYGLGVTEHSQGSTAVMGIANLAMVTGNVGREGVGVNPLRGQNNVQGSCDMGSFPHELPGYRHVLDATVRASFESAWGVSLESEPGLRIPNMFSASIDGSFKGLYLEGEDIAQSDPNTQHVTAALTAMECIVVQDLFLNETAKFAHVFLPGSSFLEKNGTFTNAERRISRVRKVTEPVAGKEDWEITVMLANALGYPMHYNHPSEIMDEIARLTPTFAGVSYERIDELGSIQWPCNDASPEGTPTMHIDQFVRGKGRFLITEYIPTAEKVNRKFPLILTTGRILSQYNVGAQTRRTHNVDWHEEDRVEIHPHDAEERGIHEGDWVGIVSRAGETTLRATITERVQPGVVYTTFHHPESGANVITTENSDWATNCPEYKVTAVQVMPVFRSSEWQNRFKQFTDEQLALLDQRITS, from the coding sequence ATGACGGCAATCCACGAAGTCGACTATGGCACGCCCGCGCGTGAGGGCGCCCAGGCAGTCACTCTGACGGTCGACGGCGTACCCGTCACGGTTCCAGCAGGCACCTCGGTCATGCGCGCTGCCATCACAGCGGGCGTGAGCATCCCGAAGCTCTGCGCCACCGACAGCCTCGAGGCGTTCGGATCGTGCCGGCTCTGCCTGGTGCAGATCGACGGACGGCGCGGCTTCCCGGCCTCGTGCACCACGCCGGTCGAGCCCGGCATGAAGGTGACGACGCAGAATCAGGAGATCGGCAAGCTGCGACGCGGCGTGATGGAGCTCTACATCTCCGATCACCCGCTCGACTGCCTCACCTGCTCTGCCAACGGCGACTGCGAGCTCCAGGATGTCGCCGGTGAGGTGGGTCTCCGGGAGGTGCGCTACGGCTACGAAGGTGCCAATCACCTGAAGGCGGAAAAGGACACCTCCAATCCGTACTTCACCTTCGATCCGAGCAAGTGCATCGTCTGCTCACGCTGCGTCCGCGCCTGCGAAGAGATCCAGGGCACCTTTGCGCTGACGATTTCGGGGCGCGGCTTCGATTCCGTGGTTTCTCCGGGCCAGCTCGAAAGCTTCATGGATTCGGAGTGCGTCTCGTGCGGCGCCTGCGTCCAGGCCTGCCCCACAGCCACGCTGATGGACAACACGGTCATCGAATCGGGCACGCCGAGCCACTCCGTCGTGACGACGTGCGGCTACTGTGGCGTCGGCTGCGCGTTCGAGGCAGAGATGAAGGGCAACGTGGTCGTTCGGATGACCCCGTACAAGAACGGCCAGGCCAATCACGGTCATTCGTGCGTCAAAGGTCGGTTTGCCTGGGGCTACGCAACGCATCCGGATCGAATCACCAAGCCGATGATCCGCGAAAAGATCACGGACCCGTGGCGTGAGGTCTCCTGGGAAGAGGCCATTGGCCACGCGGCGTCCGAGTTCAAGCGGATCCAGGCCAAGTATGGCCGAGACGCGGTCGGTGCGATTTCATCGTCGCGTTGCAGCAATGAAGAAACGTACCTGATGCAGAAGCTGGTGCGGACGGCGTTCGGCAACAACAACATCGACACCTGCGCACGGGTCTGCCATTCTCCGACCGGCTACGGCCTCAAGCAGACGCTGGGCGAGTCGGCCGGAACCCAGAACTTCGACTCGGTGCGCAAGGCAGACGTCATCTTCGTGATCGGCGCCAACCCGACCGACGGCCATCCGGTCTTTGCGTCGCACATGAAGCGGCGGATCCGCGAGGGCGCCCGTCTCATCGTGGCGGATCCGCGTCAGATCGACCTGGTGCGGTCGGCGCACGTCGAGGCGGACTATCACCTCAAGCTCCGCCCCGGCACCAACGTGGCGCTGCTCAACTCGATGGCGCATGTCGTGGTTACCGAAGGTCTGGCGCAGGACAGCTTCGTGGCCGAGCGGTGCGACCCGGTCAGCTTCGATGCCTGGCGCGCCTTCGTGGCCCGACCTGAGCATTCACCCGAGGCACTCGAGGACGTGACCGGCATTCCGGCCGAGACCGTCCGTGGCGCGGCGCGTCTCTTTGCGACCGGTGGAAATGCGGCGATCTACTACGGGCTCGGCGTGACAGAGCACAGCCAGGGCTCGACGGCCGTGATGGGCATTGCGAACCTTGCCATGGTCACCGGCAACGTTGGCCGCGAAGGCGTCGGGGTCAACCCGCTCCGGGGTCAGAACAACGTCCAGGGCTCCTGCGACATGGGCTCCTTCCCGCACGAGCTGCCCGGCTACCGGCATGTGCTCGACGCCACGGTTCGGGCGAGCTTCGAATCCGCCTGGGGCGTCAGCCTCGAGTCCGAGCCTGGCCTCCGAATCCCGAACATGTTCTCAGCCTCGATCGACGGCTCCTTCAAGGGTCTTTACCTCGAGGGCGAGGACATTGCCCAGTCGGATCCGAATACCCAGCATGTCACCGCCGCACTGACGGCAATGGAATGCATCGTGGTGCAGGACCTCTTCCTGAACGAAACGGCCAAGTTCGCGCATGTTTTCCTGCCGGGCTCGTCGTTCCTGGAAAAGAACGGCACCTTCACCAACGCGGAGCGGCGCATTTCGCGAGTTCGGAAGGTCACTGAGCCTGTCGCGGGCAAGGAAGACTGGGAAATCACGGTCATGCTCGCCAACGCGCTCGGCTATCCGATGCACTACAATCATCCGTCTGAAATCATGGACGAGATTGCGCGCCTGACGCCGACCTTTGCCGGGGTCAGTTACGAGAGGATCGACGAGCTGGGCAGCATCCAGTGGCCTTGCAACGATGCCAGCCCGGAAGGCACCCCGACCATGCATATCGACCAGTTCGTGCGCGGTAAGGGGCGGTTCCTGATCACCGAGTACATCCCGACAGCGGAGAAGGTCAATCGGAAGTTCCCGCTGATTCTGACGACCGGGCGGATCCTCTCTCAGTACAACGTCGGTGCGCAGACTCGGCGGACCCACAATGTCGACTGGCACGAGGAAGACCGGGTCGAGATCCATCCTCACGACGCCGAGGAGCGCGGCATCCACGAGGGTGACTGGGTCGGCATCGTAAGCCGCGCCGGCGAGACGACGCTGCGTGCCACCATCACGGAGCGCGTTCAGCCAGGCGTGGTCTACACCACGTTCCACCACCCGGAGTCGGGTGCCAACGTGATCACGACGGAAAACTCGGACTGGGCCACCAACTGTCCAGAGTACAAGGTCACGGCGGTGCAGGTCATGCCGGTGTTCCGGTCGTCGGAATGGCAGAACCGATTCAAGCAGTTTACCGACGAGCAGTTGGCGCTGCTCGATCAGCGAATTACCTCATGA
- the fdhD gene encoding formate dehydrogenase accessory sulfurtransferase FdhD, protein MTERDPAGADVGLGLNRLGYAEPIERRSARQWTGGQAVDTVEPVAEEVPVALAYNGVPHLVMMATPESLEDFALGFSYTEGLIESAAEIRGVTVVRFSQGIELQIDVAEDRMAVIQARGRRLAGRTGCGICGAEAFRDVVREVRPVAPGCAIAGAALEAAFAALDRAQPLNAAAGAVHAAGWADPDGALALVREDVGRHNALDKLIGAALRSGVVPGKGFVVVTSRASFEMAQKAARFGAPLLAAISAPTGLAIRVAEQAGMTLVGFARGNRRTVYTGFERITA, encoded by the coding sequence ATGACTGAGCGCGATCCGGCAGGTGCAGACGTGGGGCTGGGGCTCAATCGCCTGGGGTACGCCGAGCCGATCGAGCGGCGTTCGGCGCGACAGTGGACCGGCGGCCAGGCCGTCGACACGGTCGAACCGGTTGCGGAAGAGGTGCCGGTGGCCCTGGCGTACAACGGCGTACCCCATCTTGTCATGATGGCGACGCCGGAGAGCCTGGAGGATTTTGCGCTGGGCTTCAGCTACACCGAGGGTCTGATCGAATCGGCGGCCGAGATTCGTGGTGTCACCGTCGTCCGTTTCAGCCAGGGCATCGAGCTCCAGATCGACGTCGCCGAGGACCGGATGGCCGTGATTCAGGCGCGGGGTCGTCGCCTGGCTGGGCGGACCGGCTGTGGCATCTGCGGAGCGGAGGCGTTTCGCGACGTGGTGCGCGAGGTTCGGCCGGTCGCGCCAGGCTGTGCGATTGCGGGGGCAGCGCTCGAGGCGGCCTTTGCTGCGCTGGACCGGGCCCAACCCCTCAACGCTGCGGCGGGAGCGGTTCATGCGGCTGGCTGGGCCGATCCCGATGGTGCCCTTGCTCTCGTGCGGGAAGATGTGGGTCGGCACAACGCGCTCGACAAGCTGATTGGGGCGGCGCTGCGGAGCGGCGTCGTTCCGGGTAAGGGGTTCGTCGTCGTTACCAGTCGGGCCAGCTTCGAGATGGCTCAGAAGGCGGCGCGGTTCGGCGCTCCGCTGCTTGCGGCAATCTCGGCGCCGACGGGGCTCGCCATCCGTGTTGCGGAGCAGGCGGGGATGACGCTGGTGGGCTTTGCGCGCGGCAACCGCCGGACGGTCTACACCGGGTTCGAGCGCATCACGGCGTGA
- a CDS encoding NADH-quinone oxidoreductase subunit NuoF, which yields MTRIFVPGDSGALSVGAEEVAWTVAREAAIRDIPITLIRNGSRGLYWLEPMVEVETPSGRVAYGPVAAEDVPGLFEAGFHRGQPHRLSLGRPEAIPYLERQERLTTALVGVVDPRSIADYVAHGGYQGLARAAQLPPAEIVETVTRSGLRGRGGAAFPTGIKWKTAAQAESAQKYIVCNADEGDSGTFSDRMIMEGDPFVLIEGMTIAGLAVGATKGFIYLRSEYPHARVALEAAIRAAHEYGYLGADVAGSARRFDIEVRMGAGAYICGEETALLESLEGKRGMVRFKPPLPAIEGLFGKPTIINNVITLASVPIILDRGAEFYRDYGQGRSHGTLPIQLAGNIKHGGLVEKAFGITLRELLYDFGGGSRSGRPIRAVQVGGPLGPFMPESQFDTPVDYEAFAAVGAMVGHGGIVVFDDTVDMAAMARYALEFCAIESCGKCTPCRIGSTRGVEVIDRIVRNERREENTELLRDLCSTMVSGSLCALGGMAPFPVQSALQHFPEDFGLEAPAVAGRSV from the coding sequence ATGACCCGGATCTTCGTGCCCGGCGACTCCGGCGCCCTTTCGGTCGGTGCGGAGGAAGTGGCCTGGACCGTGGCCCGCGAGGCCGCGATCCGTGACATTCCGATCACCCTGATTCGAAACGGCTCGCGCGGGCTCTACTGGCTCGAACCGATGGTCGAGGTCGAGACGCCCTCCGGTCGTGTGGCGTATGGCCCTGTGGCAGCCGAGGATGTTCCCGGGCTGTTCGAAGCCGGATTTCATCGCGGCCAACCGCACCGTCTTTCGCTCGGCCGTCCGGAGGCGATTCCCTATCTCGAACGGCAGGAACGGCTGACCACGGCGCTGGTGGGCGTCGTCGACCCGCGATCGATTGCCGACTATGTCGCCCACGGCGGCTACCAGGGGCTCGCCCGCGCTGCGCAGTTACCGCCCGCCGAGATTGTCGAAACCGTGACCCGATCGGGGCTCCGCGGTCGCGGCGGCGCCGCATTCCCCACCGGCATCAAGTGGAAGACAGCTGCGCAGGCCGAGTCGGCTCAGAAGTACATCGTCTGCAACGCCGACGAGGGCGACTCGGGCACCTTCTCCGATCGAATGATCATGGAGGGCGACCCCTTCGTCCTGATCGAGGGCATGACCATCGCAGGGCTCGCCGTCGGGGCCACCAAGGGCTTCATCTACCTGCGCTCGGAGTATCCCCATGCGCGGGTGGCGCTCGAAGCCGCGATTCGCGCGGCGCATGAGTACGGCTACCTGGGCGCCGACGTAGCGGGCTCGGCCCGGCGCTTCGATATCGAAGTTCGAATGGGGGCGGGCGCTTACATCTGCGGCGAAGAGACCGCCCTGCTCGAAAGCCTCGAAGGCAAGCGCGGCATGGTCCGTTTCAAGCCGCCGCTGCCGGCCATCGAAGGCCTCTTCGGCAAGCCAACCATCATCAACAACGTGATCACGCTGGCCTCGGTGCCGATCATTCTCGACCGCGGGGCGGAGTTCTATCGCGACTACGGCCAGGGCCGCTCCCACGGCACCCTGCCGATCCAGCTCGCCGGCAACATCAAGCACGGCGGCCTGGTCGAGAAGGCGTTCGGCATCACGCTCCGCGAGCTACTCTATGATTTCGGCGGCGGTAGCCGCTCCGGGCGCCCGATCCGTGCGGTGCAGGTCGGTGGGCCACTCGGTCCCTTCATGCCCGAATCGCAGTTCGACACGCCAGTCGACTACGAGGCGTTTGCGGCGGTTGGCGCCATGGTGGGACACGGCGGCATCGTGGTCTTCGACGACACGGTCGACATGGCGGCAATGGCCCGGTACGCACTCGAGTTCTGCGCCATCGAGTCGTGCGGCAAGTGCACGCCCTGCCGGATCGGTTCGACCCGCGGCGTCGAGGTGATCGACCGGATCGTGCGGAACGAGCGGCGCGAGGAGAATACGGAGCTGCTGCGCGATCTCTGCAGCACCATGGTGAGCGGTTCGCTGTGCGCCCTGGGCGGAATGGCCCCGTTCCCGGTGCAAAGCGCCCTGCAGCATTTCCCCGAAGATTTCGGCCTCGAGGCCCCGGCAGTCGCGGGCCGAAGCGTTTGA